From the Verrucomicrobiota bacterium genome, one window contains:
- a CDS encoding sigma-70 family RNA polymerase sigma factor — protein MTASSIGKRASPHSQRERNSSLDALILRPPWQAGKNFSLCFEPFGGSCIPLSEHAFRADLLMTPTRAELDRTLPVSAARAGDASAWDKLFRRYQLPLFAFVCEHLADEQMALEVVQEVFVSAFRHLPQLRSNERFGSWLFAIAYQKSLQKARFLPREEPVPDNFDLESAALDETDPARELLRKEDQEAFLSALDQLAEPHRSVLVLHYLQEFSLDEIAEILAIPSGTVKSRLHHARAQLRLHLNNPFCPRHENAP, from the coding sequence ATGACCGCTTCATCGATAGGTAAGCGCGCGAGTCCCCACTCGCAACGTGAACGAAACAGCTCCTTAGACGCGCTCATCCTCCGTCCACCCTGGCAAGCGGGCAAGAATTTTTCACTTTGCTTTGAACCTTTTGGCGGCTCGTGCATTCCTCTCTCTGAACATGCATTCCGGGCCGACCTTCTCATGACGCCAACCCGCGCCGAACTCGATCGCACGCTGCCGGTGAGCGCGGCCCGGGCCGGGGACGCCTCCGCCTGGGATAAGCTCTTCCGGCGCTATCAGTTGCCTCTTTTCGCCTTTGTCTGCGAACACTTGGCGGACGAGCAGATGGCTCTTGAGGTGGTTCAAGAGGTCTTTGTCAGTGCCTTTCGTCATCTCCCTCAATTGCGCTCGAATGAACGGTTCGGTTCCTGGCTGTTCGCGATCGCTTATCAGAAGAGCCTCCAGAAAGCTCGATTCTTGCCTCGCGAAGAGCCCGTGCCGGACAACTTCGACCTGGAATCTGCAGCGCTCGACGAGACTGATCCCGCGCGCGAGTTGCTGAGAAAAGAGGATCAGGAGGCCTTTCTCTCCGCCCTGGATCAGCTTGCTGAACCCCACCGGTCGGTGCTGGTTCTGCACTACCTTCAGGAGTTTTCCCTCGATGAAATCGCTGAGATTCTGGCGATTCCCTCCGGCACGGTGAAGTCGCGCCTCCATCATGCTCGCGCCCAACTCAGGCTCCATCTCAACAACCCCTTTTGCCCTCGCCATGAAAACGCCCCGTGA